In Kitasatospora sp. NA04385, a single genomic region encodes these proteins:
- a CDS encoding type 1 glutamine amidotransferase encodes MSESSLRVVWVYPDLLSTYGDRGNALVVERRARQRGLGVQRIDVRSDQSVPTSGDIYLIGGGEDRPQRLAAERLRNDGGLVRAAENGAIIFSVCAGFQILGHEFINDLGEREPGLGLLDVWTVRGEGSRCVGDVLADVSPQLNLPQLTGFENHQGVTHLGEGVSPFATVQVGRGNGTGDGTEGAWRDTVFGTYLHGPVMARNPAVADLLIKLALDVNALPPADTTWYDALREERIAAARPA; translated from the coding sequence ATGAGCGAGAGCAGCCTGCGGGTGGTCTGGGTGTACCCGGACCTGCTGTCGACGTACGGCGACCGCGGCAACGCGCTGGTGGTGGAGCGGCGGGCGCGGCAGCGCGGCCTCGGGGTGCAGCGGATCGACGTGCGCTCCGACCAGTCGGTGCCGACCAGTGGCGACATCTACCTGATCGGCGGCGGTGAGGACCGTCCGCAGCGGCTGGCGGCGGAGCGGCTGCGCAACGACGGCGGGCTGGTCCGGGCGGCCGAGAACGGCGCGATCATCTTCTCGGTCTGCGCGGGCTTCCAGATCCTGGGCCACGAGTTCATCAACGACCTGGGCGAGCGCGAGCCGGGCCTGGGGCTGCTGGACGTGTGGACCGTCCGCGGCGAGGGTTCGCGCTGCGTCGGCGACGTGCTGGCGGACGTGAGCCCGCAGCTGAACCTGCCGCAGCTGACCGGTTTCGAGAACCACCAGGGCGTCACCCACCTCGGCGAGGGCGTCAGCCCGTTCGCCACCGTGCAGGTCGGCCGGGGCAACGGCACCGGCGACGGCACCGAGGGCGCCTGGCGCGACACGGTGTTCGGCACCTACCTGCACGGCCCGGTGATGGCCCGCAACCCCGCCGTCGCCGACCTGCTGATCAAGCTGGCGCTGGACGTGAACGCGCTGCCGCCGGCCGACACCACGTGGTACGACGCGCTGCGCGAGGAGCGGATCGCCGCGGCCCGTCCCGCGTAG
- a CDS encoding SDR family NAD(P)-dependent oxidoreductase yields the protein MTRTVLVTGGTSGIGRAVAARFAADGAEVHLTGRRAEPVERVARELGAHGVVCDATDPVATAALAARFRTLDVLVNAAGGLPAGPATGTPLGDLLAAWQASLAQNLLGAVLTTEAVRPALAPGGTVISLGSIGAERRGGAYGAAKAALAAWNAALSAELAPRGVSCNVIAAGYVEGTGFFGGALPEERRRALIEETHDGRPGTVEDIAATAHFLASPGARHLTGQTLHVNGGAHTTR from the coding sequence GTGACCCGTACCGTGCTCGTCACCGGAGGAACCAGCGGCATCGGCCGCGCCGTCGCCGCCCGGTTCGCCGCCGACGGGGCCGAGGTGCACCTGACCGGGCGGCGGGCGGAGCCGGTGGAGCGGGTCGCGCGGGAGCTCGGCGCGCACGGGGTGGTCTGCGACGCGACCGACCCGGTGGCCACCGCCGCCCTGGCCGCCCGCTTCCGGACGCTGGACGTGCTGGTCAACGCCGCCGGCGGCCTGCCCGCCGGGCCCGCCACCGGCACCCCGCTCGGCGACCTGCTCGCCGCCTGGCAGGCCAGCCTCGCGCAGAACCTGCTCGGCGCCGTCCTCACCACCGAGGCCGTGCGCCCCGCCCTGGCCCCGGGCGGCACGGTGATCAGCCTGGGCTCGATCGGCGCCGAGCGGCGCGGCGGCGCGTACGGGGCCGCCAAGGCCGCCCTCGCGGCCTGGAACGCCGCGCTGTCGGCCGAGTTGGCGCCCCGCGGGGTCAGCTGCAACGTCATCGCGGCGGGCTACGTCGAGGGCACCGGCTTCTTCGGCGGGGCCCTCCCCGAGGAGCGCCGCCGCGCCCTGATCGAGGAGACCCACGACGGCCGCCCCGGCACCGTCGAGGACATCGCCGCCACCGCGCACTTCCTCGCCTCGCCCGGGGCCCGCCACCTCACCGGCCAGACCCTGCACGTCAACGGCGGTGCGCACACCACCCGTTGA
- a CDS encoding 2-hydroxyacid dehydrogenase has product MEILAYGVQADEQPLLEEAFAGRHSLRTLAVFLNRDTAPLAAGYPAVSTSVNDELDAGTLAVLAAGGTEVIAQRSTGFNNIDLDAAAGLGLTIARVSYYSPYAVAEHAWTLALAVNRRLTRAAGRSREFDFRLDGLLGRDIHGMTVGVIGTGKIGECFARIAAGFGTHLLGWDIAENPACRELGMTYTELPELLSRSDLISLHVPLLPSTHHLIDTAALARMKDDAILVNSSRGGLVDSAALVEALRAGRLSGVGLDVYEEETGVFFTDQSIQGITDDTLARLVTFPQVLVTSHQAYYTRTAVGQIIDTTVRNIDDYAAGRTNENTLVPKG; this is encoded by the coding sequence ATGGAGATCCTCGCCTACGGCGTCCAAGCAGACGAACAGCCGCTCCTGGAGGAGGCCTTCGCGGGCCGCCACTCCCTGCGCACCCTGGCCGTGTTCCTCAACCGCGACACCGCCCCGCTCGCCGCCGGCTACCCGGCCGTCAGCACCAGCGTCAACGACGAGCTCGACGCCGGAACGCTCGCCGTCCTCGCCGCGGGCGGCACCGAGGTGATCGCCCAGCGCTCCACCGGCTTCAACAACATCGACCTCGACGCCGCCGCCGGGCTCGGCCTCACCATCGCGCGGGTCTCCTACTACAGCCCCTACGCGGTCGCCGAACACGCCTGGACCCTCGCCCTGGCGGTCAACCGCCGGCTCACCCGGGCCGCCGGCCGCTCCCGCGAGTTCGACTTCCGCCTCGACGGCCTGCTCGGCCGCGACATCCACGGCATGACCGTCGGCGTCATCGGCACCGGCAAGATCGGCGAGTGCTTCGCCCGGATCGCCGCCGGGTTCGGCACCCACCTCCTCGGCTGGGACATCGCGGAGAACCCCGCCTGCCGGGAGCTCGGCATGACCTACACCGAGCTCCCCGAGCTGCTCTCCCGGTCCGACCTGATCAGCCTGCACGTCCCGCTGCTGCCGTCCACCCACCACCTGATCGACACCGCCGCGCTCGCCCGGATGAAGGACGACGCGATCCTGGTCAACTCCAGCCGCGGCGGCCTCGTCGACAGCGCGGCCCTGGTCGAGGCGCTGCGCGCCGGGCGCCTCTCCGGCGTCGGCCTCGACGTCTACGAGGAGGAGACCGGCGTCTTCTTCACCGACCAGTCCATCCAGGGCATCACCGACGACACCCTGGCCCGGCTGGTCACCTTCCCCCAGGTCCTCGTCACCAGCCACCAGGCGTACTACACCCGCACCGCCGTGGGCCAGATCATCGACACCACCGTCCGCAACATCGACGACTACGCGGCGGGCCGCACCAACGAGAACACCCTGGTGCCGAAGGGCTGA
- a CDS encoding cytochrome c oxidase assembly protein, translating into MHHHGGGPLPPFSFSRALEWSPDWPYLVFCALALGLYLAGAVRLWRRGDRWPVGRVIAWTAGVGTVLLVTNTGLNDYGMVLFSAHMMQHMVLSMLSPILLLLGGPITLALRALRPARKGSGRGPRELLVALLHSTYVRIVSHPAFTIPAFIASLYVLYFTPLFDFLMQYRIGHLAMMLHFLAVGMLFFWPIMGVDPGPHRPGFVMRIIELFMGMPFHAFFGVAVMMASGQLVSTFSAATAPAGTNLHDDQQLAGGITWAFGEIPTAIVLIALTLQWAKSEERQARRRDRAADRDGDAELEAYNRYLASLDKSANRAAG; encoded by the coding sequence ATGCACCACCACGGAGGCGGACCGCTCCCCCCCTTCTCCTTCTCCCGCGCCCTGGAGTGGTCGCCCGACTGGCCCTACCTGGTGTTCTGCGCGCTCGCCCTCGGCCTGTACCTGGCGGGGGCCGTCCGGCTGTGGCGGCGCGGCGACAGGTGGCCGGTCGGCCGGGTGATCGCCTGGACGGCCGGCGTCGGCACGGTGCTGCTGGTCACCAACACCGGCCTGAACGACTACGGCATGGTGCTGTTCAGCGCCCACATGATGCAGCACATGGTGCTGTCCATGCTCTCCCCGATCCTGCTGCTGCTGGGCGGCCCGATCACCCTCGCGCTGCGCGCCCTGCGCCCGGCCCGCAAGGGCAGCGGCCGGGGCCCGCGCGAACTGCTGGTCGCCCTGCTGCACTCCACCTACGTGCGGATCGTCTCGCACCCGGCGTTCACCATCCCGGCGTTCATCGCCAGCCTGTACGTGCTGTACTTCACGCCGCTGTTCGACTTCCTGATGCAGTACCGGATCGGGCACCTGGCGATGATGCTGCACTTCCTCGCCGTCGGCATGCTGTTCTTCTGGCCGATCATGGGCGTCGACCCGGGCCCGCACCGGCCCGGCTTCGTGATGCGGATCATCGAGCTGTTCATGGGCATGCCGTTCCACGCGTTCTTCGGCGTCGCGGTGATGATGGCCTCCGGGCAGCTGGTGTCCACCTTCTCCGCCGCGACGGCGCCCGCCGGGACGAACCTGCACGACGACCAGCAGCTGGCCGGCGGCATCACCTGGGCGTTCGGCGAGATCCCCACCGCGATCGTGCTGATCGCGCTCACCCTGCAGTGGGCGAAGTCCGAGGAGCGGCAGGCCCGCCGCCGCGACCGGGCCGCGGACCGGGACGGCGACGCCGAGTTGGAGGCGTACAACCGGTACCTGGCCTCGCTGGACAAGTCCGCCAACCGCGCCGCCGGGTAG
- a CDS encoding 6-phosphofructokinase yields MRIGVLTSGGDCPGLNAVIRSVVHRGVVDHGDEIIGFEDGWRGLLEGVHRPLTLDSVSGILAQGGTILGSSRVQPSHLRDGVERAKQYCADLGIDAVIPIGGEGTLKAAKLMSDAGLPVVGVPKTIDNDIACTDVTFGFDTAVSVATEALDRLKTTAESHQRVMVVEVMGRHTGWIALNAGMAAGAHAIVVPERPFHIDKLTEVVRERFDRQKKFAIVVCAEGAKPEPGTMPWEEGTKDMYGHERFTGIATQLSRELEHRLGKEARPVILGHTQRGGTPTAYDRVLATRFGWHAVEAAHKGAFGHITALQGTEIKLVPLGEAVAELKTVPAERYKEAETVI; encoded by the coding sequence ATGCGTATTGGTGTCCTGACCAGCGGCGGTGACTGTCCCGGCCTGAACGCCGTCATCCGTTCCGTGGTCCACCGGGGGGTGGTCGACCACGGCGACGAGATCATCGGCTTCGAGGACGGCTGGCGCGGTCTTCTGGAGGGCGTGCACCGTCCGCTGACGCTCGACTCGGTGAGCGGCATCCTCGCCCAGGGCGGCACGATCCTGGGCTCGTCCCGGGTGCAGCCCAGCCACCTGCGCGACGGCGTCGAGCGCGCCAAGCAGTACTGTGCGGACCTGGGCATCGACGCGGTCATCCCGATCGGCGGCGAGGGCACCCTGAAGGCCGCGAAGCTGATGAGCGACGCGGGCCTGCCGGTGGTCGGCGTGCCGAAGACCATCGACAACGACATCGCCTGCACCGACGTCACCTTCGGCTTCGACACCGCCGTCTCGGTGGCCACCGAGGCGCTGGACCGGCTGAAGACCACCGCCGAGTCGCACCAGCGCGTCATGGTGGTCGAGGTGATGGGCCGGCACACCGGCTGGATCGCGCTGAACGCGGGCATGGCGGCCGGTGCGCACGCCATCGTGGTGCCGGAGCGCCCGTTCCACATCGACAAGCTGACCGAGGTCGTGCGCGAACGCTTCGACCGGCAGAAGAAGTTCGCGATCGTGGTCTGCGCCGAGGGCGCGAAGCCCGAGCCCGGCACCATGCCGTGGGAGGAGGGCACCAAGGACATGTACGGCCACGAGCGGTTCACCGGCATCGCCACCCAGCTCTCCCGCGAGCTGGAGCACCGCCTCGGCAAGGAGGCCCGCCCGGTCATCCTCGGCCACACCCAGCGCGGCGGCACCCCGACCGCGTACGACCGCGTCCTGGCGACCCGCTTCGGCTGGCACGCGGTGGAGGCCGCCCACAAGGGCGCGTTCGGCCACATCACGGCGCTCCAGGGCACCGAGATCAAGCTGGTGCCGCTGGGCGAGGCCGTCGCCGAGCTGAAGACCGTTCCGGCGGAGCGCTACAAGGAGGCCGAGACCGTCATCTGA
- a CDS encoding DUF2254 domain-containing protein yields the protein MSSGQGGGQGGGQPGGPDGEPDGGRDGEPGGGRRGPRWNGARPGAQQGGKRRRPRYRALSPLREHLREAFWFAPLLTCVGAVLLAGLTDLLDREIFAEASAAQTADTLLSFSSAAKSVVSTVSSAMLTFIGVVFSISLVSLQMAASQFSPRVLRLYVRSRLIKATFATCLATFVYTLLVQLGYDDTTDPSRAVSVPIVSTIVALAMVMLSLALFVLYVQATMRLLRVPHVIDRVTRESLQVLQDYRWLAPEVGPTPGAVPPGRVLLHEGRGGVLRDVNIRWLIRVARRHGTVLHQVPRIGDFIAPGTPTVVVVGGTPPRPRRITTALNVGVDRTMHQDLCFGFRQLVDIAVRALSPAVNDPTTAVQAVDRIHQLLAVLAPVHLGELRHRDKDGAVRLVQPVPGWAATVDLAFTEIRICAATQPQVTRRLAAALDDLLRITPEARRPPLLLQRRLLERAVAAAVHDEDNRLFALTPDRQGIG from the coding sequence ATGAGCAGCGGTCAGGGCGGCGGCCAGGGCGGTGGACAGCCCGGCGGGCCGGACGGGGAACCGGACGGCGGGCGGGACGGGGAGCCGGGCGGCGGGCGGCGCGGCCCCCGGTGGAACGGAGCGCGACCGGGCGCGCAGCAGGGCGGCAAGCGCCGCCGACCGCGCTACCGGGCCCTGTCGCCGCTGCGCGAGCACCTGCGCGAGGCGTTCTGGTTCGCCCCGCTGCTGACCTGCGTCGGAGCGGTGCTGCTGGCCGGGCTGACCGACCTGCTGGACCGGGAGATCTTCGCCGAGGCCTCCGCCGCGCAGACCGCCGACACCCTGCTGTCGTTCAGCTCGGCCGCCAAGAGCGTGGTCTCCACCGTCAGCTCCGCGATGCTGACCTTCATCGGCGTGGTGTTCTCCATCTCGCTGGTCTCGCTGCAGATGGCCGCCAGCCAGTTCAGCCCCCGGGTGCTGCGCCTGTACGTGCGCAGCCGCCTGATCAAGGCCACCTTCGCCACCTGCCTGGCCACCTTCGTCTACACCCTGCTCGTCCAACTCGGCTACGACGACACCACCGACCCGTCCCGCGCGGTCTCCGTCCCGATCGTCTCCACGATCGTCGCGCTCGCCATGGTGATGCTCAGCCTGGCCCTGTTCGTGCTGTACGTGCAGGCCACGATGCGCCTGCTGCGGGTGCCGCACGTGATCGACCGGGTCACCCGGGAGTCCCTCCAGGTGCTCCAGGACTACCGCTGGCTGGCCCCCGAGGTCGGCCCGACCCCCGGCGCCGTCCCGCCGGGCCGGGTGCTGCTGCACGAGGGCCGCGGCGGCGTCCTGCGCGACGTCAACATCCGCTGGCTGATCCGGGTCGCCCGGCGGCACGGCACCGTGCTCCACCAGGTGCCCCGGATCGGCGACTTCATCGCGCCCGGCACCCCGACCGTGGTCGTGGTCGGCGGCACTCCGCCCCGGCCGCGCCGGATCACCACCGCGCTGAACGTCGGCGTCGACCGCACCATGCACCAGGACCTCTGCTTCGGCTTCCGCCAGCTCGTCGACATCGCCGTCCGCGCCCTCTCCCCGGCCGTCAACGACCCCACCACCGCCGTGCAGGCCGTCGACCGGATCCACCAGCTGCTCGCCGTCCTCGCCCCCGTCCACCTCGGCGAACTGCGTCACCGGGACAAGGACGGCGCGGTCCGGCTGGTCCAGCCGGTACCGGGCTGGGCGGCCACCGTGGACCTGGCGTTCACCGAGATCCGGATCTGCGCCGCCACCCAGCCCCAGGTCACCCGCCGCCTCGCCGCCGCCCTCGACGACCTGCTGCGGATCACCCCCGAAGCGCGCCGCCCCCCGCTGCTGCTCCAGCGCCGGCTGCTGGAGCGCGCCGTCGCCGCCGCCGTCCACGACGAGGACAACCGCCTCTTCGCCCTCACCCCCGACCGCCAGGGCATCGGCTGA